From a single Lactococcus allomyrinae genomic region:
- the trpA gene encoding tryptophan synthase subunit alpha — protein sequence MKTLEKHLKNINKVFIPYIMAGDHEKGLDGLQETIDLLANAGASAIEIGVPFSDPVADGPVIEQAGLRALAKNVNLTDIVAHLQAVSSAVPLIVMTYMNPVYQYGTDKFLSALTETAVKGLIVPDVPMEAQNFITDFIGDKDIALVQLVSLTTGTERQKELVKNAEGFVYAVAINGVTGKENAYSDELDAHLRQLSLLSEVPVCVGFGVSSLSDVERFNKVADGVIVGSKIVRDLHEGKKDEVLAFIQSATQNNNK from the coding sequence ATGAAAACATTAGAAAAACATTTAAAAAATATTAACAAAGTATTCATTCCCTACATCATGGCGGGCGACCATGAGAAAGGACTTGACGGACTGCAAGAAACGATTGACTTGCTTGCAAATGCAGGTGCATCGGCGATTGAGATTGGCGTGCCTTTCAGCGATCCCGTGGCTGACGGGCCGGTCATTGAGCAGGCCGGACTGCGGGCTTTGGCGAAAAATGTGAATTTGACAGACATCGTGGCGCACTTACAGGCTGTCAGTAGCGCTGTGCCGCTGATTGTCATGACTTACATGAATCCCGTCTATCAGTATGGCACTGACAAATTTCTGTCAGCGCTGACAGAAACTGCTGTCAAAGGTTTGATTGTCCCTGATGTGCCAATGGAAGCACAAAATTTTATCACAGATTTTATTGGCGACAAGGACATTGCTCTGGTGCAGCTCGTCAGCTTGACTACAGGCACTGAACGCCAAAAAGAACTGGTCAAAAATGCCGAAGGATTTGTCTATGCTGTCGCTATTAACGGCGTGACAGGAAAAGAAAATGCCTATTCTGATGAGCTGGATGCGCATTTACGTCAGCTGTCGCTACTTTCAGAAGTCCCTGTCTGCGTTGGTTTCGGTGTCTCTAGTTTGTCAGATGTTGAGCGCTTTAACAAAGTTGCTGACGGCGTCATCGTTGGCTCAAAAATTGTCCGAGATTTGCATGAAGGCAAAAAAGACGAAGTGCTTGCGTTTATCCAATCAGCTACACAAAATAATAATAAATAA
- the licT gene encoding BglG family transcription antiterminator LicT, whose product MKIKKVLNNNVVIAKNENGEETILMGLGLGFGKKSGEFVEDKKIEKIFSLKASTDKQNFYEILSEIPSHIIELSMVTLSEAKAKFKKEISDTVLVSFADHLNAAIIRTKENIVIKNFLLWDIKRFFPEEFNICLGTLEKVKQELGISLPEDEAGFLAMHIVNGTLGSGHEYATQLTKLMEEILTTLKYTLQVNFNEQDAYFQRFITHLKFFAERILSGSISDEAADEDLFALIVRKYPRAYLGTSKISEFLKQTRAYQVSQSEQIYMTVHIARILEKIQKN is encoded by the coding sequence TTGAAAATCAAAAAAGTTCTGAACAATAATGTGGTCATTGCGAAGAATGAAAACGGAGAAGAGACGATTCTTATGGGACTAGGTCTTGGATTTGGAAAAAAGTCAGGGGAGTTTGTAGAGGATAAAAAAATAGAAAAGATTTTTTCTCTGAAAGCTAGTACTGATAAGCAGAATTTTTATGAAATTCTTTCAGAAATTCCAAGTCATATCATTGAGTTATCAATGGTTACGCTTTCTGAAGCGAAAGCAAAGTTCAAAAAAGAAATCTCAGATACAGTTTTAGTTTCTTTTGCTGACCATCTCAATGCAGCAATCATTCGTACAAAAGAAAATATTGTTATCAAAAATTTCTTGCTGTGGGATATTAAAAGATTTTTTCCCGAAGAGTTCAACATTTGTCTAGGAACATTAGAAAAAGTGAAGCAAGAACTTGGAATTTCATTACCAGAAGATGAGGCGGGTTTCTTGGCGATGCATATCGTTAATGGAACACTGGGTAGTGGGCATGAGTATGCGACTCAGTTAACTAAACTTATGGAAGAAATCCTAACGACATTAAAATACACCTTACAAGTCAATTTTAATGAGCAAGATGCCTATTTTCAACGTTTTATCACACATCTCAAGTTTTTTGCAGAACGTATCCTATCTGGGTCAATATCTGATGAAGCAGCAGATGAGGATTTATTTGCGCTCATTGTTCGTAAATATCCCAGAGCTTACCTTGGAACATCAAAAATAAGTGAGTTTTTGAAACAAACACGTGCTTATCAAGTTTCTCAAAGTGAGCAAATTTATATGACCGTGCATATTGCACGAATTCTGGAAAAAATCCAGAAAAATTAA